One Castanea sativa cultivar Marrone di Chiusa Pesio chromosome 4, ASM4071231v1 DNA window includes the following coding sequences:
- the LOC142632136 gene encoding protein MHF2 homolog, translating to MTPHFTTIDFARHRDLELKIQNKHNFPLSLSMEDENNTFDPDLIHAIFKLVWTRRALERERNDVADALDCEVGAGTSKKNRQTSANGKAIKLSCELLRILITEAVQRAATISEAEGASKIEATHLERILPQLLLDF from the exons ATGACACCACATTTCACTACAATTGACTTTGCGCGCCATAGAGATTTGgaattaaaaatccaaaacaaacacaatttccctctctctctctcaatggaAGACGAAAACAACACCTTCGATCCT GATCTGATTCACGCTATTTTCAAGCTCGTTTGGACCAGAAGAGCCCTCG agCGAGAACGAAACGACGTCGCTGATGCTTTGGACTGCGAG GTAGGAGCTGGAACTTCAAAGAAGAATCGCCAAACATCTG CTAATGGGAAAGCAATAAAGCTGAGTTGTGAACTTCTTCGAATCTTAATTACAG AGGCTGTGCAGCGTGCTGCTACAATTTCTGAAGCTGAGGGTGCTAGTAAAATCGAAGCGACTCATTTGGAGAGGATTCTTCCGCAGTTACTTCTGGATTTTTAA
- the LOC142632210 gene encoding leucine-rich repeat receptor-like serine/threonine/tyrosine-protein kinase SOBIR1 has protein sequence MAASPSKTHLSLFTFFSFFLIIQARLILNRSDLKALSKIQKDLGLNCQHYHSTKPCNSPGVICERRLSDNHTYELRVTRLVFKSQQFAGFLSPSIGRLSELKELSLSENQLVDRVPSQIVDCRKLEILSLQNNKFSGDIPSELSSLIRLRVLDLASNKFSGDLSFLKYFPNLENLSLADNLFTGKIPASIRSFRNLQFFNISGNEFLEGSMPIINRGEYSESDVPKRYILAETPTKSNHSANTSATNHKAPISPASAPSPSASPHHHKNNKRKLAGWILGFLAGALAGSISGFIFSLIFKLLLAVVRGRVKDAGPAIFSPLIKKAEDLAFLEKEDGLSSLELIGKGGCGEVYKAELPNSNGKMIAIKKIVQPPRDAAELTDEDSKLLNKKMRQIRSEINTVGQIRHRNLLPLLAHVSRPDCHYLVYEFMKNGSLQDILCEVSNGTKELEWFARHKIALGVASGLEYLHFHHSPRIIHRDLKPANVLLDDDMEARIADFGLAKAMPDAHTHITTSNVAGTVGYISPEYHQTLKFTDKCDIYSFGVLLAVLVMGRLPSDQFFQETQEMSLVKWLRNVMTSDNPRQAIDSRLMGNGFEEQMLLVLKIACFCTLDDPKQRPNSKDVRCMLSQIKQ, from the coding sequence ATGGCAGCCTCTCCAAGCAAAACCCACCTCTCCCTCTTcactttcttctccttcttcctcaTCATTCAAGCAAGATTGATTCTGAACCGTTCTGATCTCAAAGCCctctccaaaatccaaaaagacTTGGGTCTTAACTGTCAACACTACCACTCTACCAAACCATGCAACTCCCCTGGTGTCATTTGTGAGAGGAGACTCTCAGACAACCACACCTATGAGCTCAGAGTGACTAGACTCGTCTTTAAGTCCCAACAGTTCGCTGGGTTTCTGTCCCCATCAATCGGACGGCTTTCTGAGCTCAAAGAGCTCTCTTTGTCTGAAAACCAGCTAGTTGACCGAGTACCATCCCAGATAGTTGACTGCCGGAAACTTGAAATTCTCAGCCTCCAAAACAATAAGTTTTCTGGGGATATTCCATCTGAGTTATCCTCACTTATTCGCCTTCGAGTTCTTGATCTTGCTTCCAACAAATTCTCTGGGGACTTGAGTTTCTTGAAATATTTTCCCAACTTGGAAAATCTGTCTCTTGCAGACAATCTCTTTACCGGGAAAATTCCTGCTTCTATTCGTTCTTTTCGTAATCTGCAGTTTTTTAACATCTCAGGAAATGAATTCCTTGAAGGTTCAATGCCAATAATAAACCGGGGTGAATACTCAGAATCTGATGTTCCTAAACGATACATTTTGGCTGAGACTCCAACTAAAAGCAATCATTCTGCAAATACATCAGCTACAAATCATAAAGCTCCCATTTCACCTGCTTCAGCTCCTTCTCCGTCGGCATCACCTCACCatcacaaaaacaacaaaaggaaGCTAGCTGGTTGGATACTTGGATTCCTGGCCGGAGCATTAGCCGGAAGTATATCAGGGTTCATCTTTTCTTTGATATTTAAGCTGCTCTTGGCTGTTGTGAGGGGTAGAGTGAAAGACGCAGGCCCAGCAATCTTTAGTCCTTTGATCAAAAAGGCAGAGGACCTAGCTTTCTTGGAGAAAGAAGATGGCCTATCTTCATTGGAACTCATAGGAAAAGGTGGGTGTGGAGAAGTTTACAAGGCTGAACTTCCAAATAGCAATGGGAAAATGATTGCCATAAAGAAGATAGTTCAGCCTCCAAGGGATGCAGCAGAATTGACTGATGAAGATAGTAAGCTTCTGAACAAGAAAATGCGCCAAATTCGATCTGAGATTAATACTGTGGGTCAAATTAGGCACCGCAATCTTCTTCCTCTATTAGCCCATGTGAGTCGGCCTGATTGCCATTACCTCGTGTATGAGTTCATGAAGAATGGTAGTTTACAAGACATTTTGTGTGAGGTTTCAAATGGTACTAAAGAGTTGGAGTGGTTTGCTCGTCACAAGATTGCACTAGGAGTGGCATCAGGGCTTGAATATCTTCACTTCCACCACAGCCCACGTATAATTCATCGAGACCTCAAGCCTGCAAATGTACTTTTGGACGATGACATGGAAGCTCGAATTGCTGATTTTGGGCTTGCCAAAGCAATGCCTGATGCTCATACGCACATCACAACTTCCAATGTGGCAGGAACTGTGGGTTATATATCACCAGAATACCACCAAACTCTGAAGTTCACAGACAAGTGTGATATCTACAGTTTTGGGGTGTTGCTAGCGGTTTTGGTAATGGGAAGGCTCCCATCTGATCAGTTTTTCCAGGAGACACAGGAGATGAGCTTGGTGAAATGGTTGAGGAATGTGATGACATCAGATAATCCTAGACAAGCAATTGATTCAAGGCTCATGGGAAATGGATTTGAGGAGCAAATGCTCTTAGTTTTGAAGATTGCTTGCTTTTGTACACTAGATGACCCAAAGCAAAGGCCTAATAGTAAGGACGTTAGGTGCATGCTTTCTCAGATCAAGCAGTAA
- the LOC142630905 gene encoding protein JINGUBANG-like, producing MHTNQTLPPQTSLALQTFHCKQIPTLLSDETFIKHQCINTLKTLNSHIITCLAVHNNLLYAASTNIINVFDLSNHNHIDSFNENPTSGSVKSIAFNNTNIFTAHQDSKIRVWQIRLTHHHLVSTLPTLKDRLYRSLLPKNYVHVRRHKKKLWIEHCDTVSGLVVNKGSMYSVSWDKSFKIWNTSDYYCLESVNKAHEDAVNAIAVSDNGVVYTASADGCIRVWERNDSVKRHTLVSTLEKHKSTINALALNGDGSVLFSGGSDRLIMVWEKKMIIKNGLKNNMGFVEALWGHTGAVLCLINVQDCLFASGSSDRTVRIWQRKEHGYQCLVVMEGHGKPVKSLVAVSAEVSNGVVSVCSGSLDGEIKIWDISGSRINICPQI from the coding sequence ATGCATACCAATCAAACACTACCACCACAAACCTCATTGGCTCTTCAAACATTCCATTGCAAACAAATACCAACCCTACTTTCCGACGAAACCTTCATCAAACACCAATGTATTAACACTCTCAAAACCCTAAACTCCCACATCATCACCTGCCTCGCAGTCCACAACAACCTCCTCTATGCTGCTTCCACCAACATTATCAATGTCTTCGATTTATCCAACCACAATCACATCGATTCATTCAACGAAAATCCCACTTCTGGGTCAGTCAAATCCATTGCATTCAACAACACCAACATCTTCACAGCTCACCAAGACTCCAAGATTCGTGTATGGCAAATAAGACTCACACACCACCACCTAGTTTCCACGCTTCCCACTCTCAAAGACCGTTTGTATCGTTCCCTTTTGCCAAAGAACTACGTCCACGTTAGAAGGCACAAGAAGAAGCTTTGGATTGAACATTGTGACACAGTTTCAGGCCTAGTTGTGAACAAAGGTTCAATGTACTCGGTTTCTTGGGACAAAAGCTTTAAAATATGGAACACTTCTGACTATTATTGTTTAGAGTCAGTGAACAAAGCTCATGAAGATGCAGTGAATGCTATTGCAGTATCTGATAATGGAGTTGTTTACACTGCTTCAGCTGATGGGTGCATTAGGGTATGGGAGAGAAATGACAGTGTGAAAAGACACACTTTGGTGAGTACCTTAGAGAAGCACAAGTCCACCATTAATGCTTTAGCTTTGAATGGTGATGGGTCGGTTTTGTTTTCGGGTGGTTCTGACCGTTTGATCATGGTGTGGGAGAAGAAGATGATTATCAAGAATGGTCTGAAGAACAACATGGGTTTTGTGGAGGCATTGTGGGGTCACACAGGGGCTGTACTGTGCTTAATCAACGTGCAGGATTGCTTGTTTGCTAGTGGGTCATCTGATCGGACGGTAAGGATTTGGCAACGTAAAGAACATGGGTATCAATGTTTGGTTGTGATGGAAGGACATGGAAAACCGGTTAAGTCGTTGGTGGCAGTTTCTGCTGAGGTTTCTAATGGTGTTGTTTCAGTTTGTAGTGGAAGTCTAGATGGGGAGATTAAGATTTGGGACATCTCGGGTTCTAGGATCAACATATGTCCTCAAATTTGA